The following are from one region of the Desertibacillus haloalkaliphilus genome:
- a CDS encoding chromate transporter, which yields MNVYLQLTIGLARSGVLGYGGGPSVIPLIEHEAVKKYNWMTSEEFGDTLALANTLPGPIATKMSAYIGYKVKGSMGAFVAILAHILPSIVAMIGLLSFLYSFRDSAIVSGMVQAVTPVVAVMLAVMAFSFLKKASNGLGTKGMLATALLCLILLELLVIHPGIVIVIFLTSAFAYATYLNRKKGRQETEEQRKDVGS from the coding sequence TTGAATGTATACTTACAACTCACAATTGGATTGGCGAGATCAGGGGTATTAGGATACGGGGGCGGACCGTCAGTGATCCCTTTAATTGAGCATGAAGCAGTAAAAAAATACAATTGGATGACAAGTGAGGAGTTTGGTGACACGTTAGCGCTAGCAAACACTTTACCTGGTCCGATTGCTACGAAAATGTCGGCGTACATTGGATATAAGGTAAAAGGATCAATGGGGGCTTTTGTTGCCATACTAGCCCATATCTTACCGTCGATCGTTGCTATGATAGGTTTATTAAGTTTTCTTTATTCCTTCCGAGATTCGGCGATTGTTAGCGGGATGGTTCAGGCCGTTACACCAGTTGTGGCTGTTATGCTTGCTGTTATGGCTTTTAGTTTCTTAAAAAAGGCATCTAATGGTCTTGGAACAAAGGGGATGCTAGCAACAGCACTTCTTTGCTTAATTTTATTAGAATTATTAGTCATTCATCCTGGAATTGTGATTGTTATTTTTTTAACCTCAGCTTTTGCCTATGCTACGTACCTCAACCGAAAGAAAGGTCGACAGGAAACTGAGGAACAAAGGAAGGATGTTGGGTCATGA
- a CDS encoding GlcG/HbpS family heme-binding protein, giving the protein MKQALKLTLEEAHIMIEAAKQKAEEINVLETVAIVDEGGYVIALDRMNNSRVTGPEIAIAKGFTAAGHKRSTHLFNKEPNGPALPGNEAFGIQHMIPGKFAIFVGGFPIVVDGEVVGGVGVSGGNGEQDTAVGTAALQALEQHLKEQGHSVVTDADIKL; this is encoded by the coding sequence ATGAAACAAGCATTAAAGCTAACGTTAGAAGAAGCACATATCATGATTGAAGCCGCTAAACAAAAGGCAGAAGAAATTAATGTCTTAGAGACAGTTGCCATTGTTGATGAAGGCGGTTATGTAATCGCTCTTGATCGAATGAATAATTCTCGGGTGACGGGACCAGAAATTGCAATCGCGAAAGGATTTACAGCAGCAGGACATAAAAGGTCAACACATCTTTTTAATAAAGAACCAAATGGTCCTGCACTACCAGGAAATGAAGCTTTCGGTATTCAACATATGATTCCAGGAAAGTTTGCGATTTTTGTAGGTGGATTTCCAATTGTTGTGGATGGTGAGGTTGTTGGTGGTGTTGGTGTAAGTGGTGGAAATGGTGAGCAAGATACTGCTGTGGGCACAGCTGCACTACAGGCACTTGAACAACACTTGAAAGAGCAAGGACATAGTGTTGTGACAGATGCCGATATTAAATTATAA
- a CDS encoding aldehyde dehydrogenase family protein codes for MLQTSVKSYENYINGKWVSSVSNETFESINPADTSDVLGKFQSSTKDDVETAIKAASDAFPSWASTSPSKRAAILNKAADILESRVEQYGEELTREEGKILSAGKGEVKRSAQTLRYYAVEGLSFTGETFPNDDPNMDVYTAREPLGVVSVITPWNFPISIPARKIAPALMTGNTVVFKPSSDTPLIALRLVEALHEAGIPEGVINFVTGSSSNVGDPLVKHPAIRAVTFTGSTGAGESIHSKASLTTRTQMELGGKNPIIVMDDADIDNAAQLTVNGGFALTGQACTGTSRVIVMKSVEEAFTAKLIEKTKELVIDNGLVDETKVGPLANEKQLNNVLNYVDIGKKEGANLVYGGNRLEGPKYDQGYFVEPAIFTDVKPDMRIAQEEIFGPVIAIIAVDNYEEAIKVANDVEYGLAASIVTNDIKLAKKFTQDIEAGTVKVNRTTTGNLINAPFGGLKKSSTSTFRESGRVGLEFFTQIKTVYVGY; via the coding sequence TTGTTACAAACAAGTGTAAAAAGCTATGAAAATTATATAAATGGCAAATGGGTTTCAAGTGTAAGCAATGAAACGTTTGAGAGTATTAACCCTGCAGACACGAGTGATGTTCTTGGGAAGTTCCAATCATCTACAAAAGACGATGTTGAAACAGCGATCAAGGCCGCTAGCGACGCGTTTCCAAGCTGGGCAAGTACCTCTCCTTCAAAGCGTGCAGCGATCTTAAATAAAGCAGCTGATATTTTAGAAAGCCGTGTCGAGCAATATGGGGAAGAACTCACTCGAGAAGAGGGGAAAATCCTTTCAGCTGGTAAAGGTGAAGTGAAGAGATCTGCTCAAACACTTCGCTATTATGCAGTAGAAGGTTTAAGTTTTACTGGAGAAACATTCCCTAATGACGACCCAAACATGGATGTTTATACAGCAAGAGAACCATTAGGAGTGGTTTCTGTAATTACTCCATGGAATTTTCCGATTTCAATCCCGGCCAGAAAAATTGCCCCTGCTCTTATGACAGGAAATACTGTTGTATTTAAGCCATCCTCAGACACTCCATTAATTGCTCTTCGTCTAGTAGAAGCTCTTCATGAAGCTGGTATACCAGAAGGCGTCATTAACTTTGTAACCGGATCGTCTTCAAACGTTGGGGACCCTTTAGTGAAGCATCCTGCGATTCGAGCGGTGACATTTACTGGTTCTACTGGTGCTGGTGAGAGCATCCATAGCAAAGCTTCTTTGACTACTAGAACACAAATGGAGCTTGGAGGGAAAAATCCGATTATTGTAATGGATGATGCTGATATCGATAATGCGGCACAATTAACAGTCAATGGTGGGTTTGCACTTACGGGGCAAGCTTGTACGGGTACAAGTAGAGTGATCGTGATGAAATCAGTAGAAGAAGCATTTACAGCTAAATTAATTGAAAAGACAAAAGAGCTCGTTATTGATAATGGTTTAGTTGATGAAACAAAAGTTGGTCCCTTAGCCAATGAGAAGCAACTAAACAATGTACTAAACTATGTTGATATTGGTAAAAAAGAAGGGGCGAACCTCGTTTATGGTGGTAATCGTTTAGAAGGCCCTAAGTACGATCAGGGCTATTTCGTAGAGCCAGCGATCTTTACGGATGTGAAACCAGACATGCGTATTGCTCAAGAAGAAATCTTCGGCCCTGTCATTGCAATCATTGCAGTAGATAATTACGAAGAAGCCATTAAGGTTGCTAATGATGTTGAATACGGATTAGCGGCATCAATTGTAACGAATGATATAAAACTAGCGAAAAAGTTCACACAAGATATTGAAGCAGGAACAGTAAAAGTAAATCGTACAACAACGGGTAACTTAATTAATGCTCCATTTGGTGGCTTAAAGAAATCGAGTACATCGACATTCCGTGAATCAGGAAGAGTTGGATTAGAATTTTTCACACAAATTAAAACAGTTTATGTCGGTTACTAA
- a CDS encoding TenA family transcriptional regulator: MAELLSKEEFRRQLEEAIKGNHSEAAPFTVAWANGELKREHFARWAENHYHYVGPFADYLAYMYHNTPEEYSDAKDFILQNMYEEEIAGDRHTDLLIRFAETCGTTRERVEDPKNMVATTLGLQSWCYTVAARENFVVATAALVVGLESQVPAIYRKQTPVLREKYGFTDEEIEFFDLHIVSDEIHGERGYSIVLKYADTPELQQQCLDIVRRGAEMRRMYMNGLYEAYLKDDLGETVQS, encoded by the coding sequence ATGGCAGAACTATTATCAAAAGAGGAATTTCGTAGACAATTAGAGGAAGCAATTAAAGGGAATCATAGTGAGGCAGCGCCATTTACAGTCGCTTGGGCAAATGGAGAGCTTAAAAGAGAACATTTTGCTAGATGGGCAGAAAACCATTATCACTATGTTGGGCCTTTTGCAGATTACCTAGCGTATATGTACCACAACACACCAGAAGAGTATTCAGATGCTAAAGATTTCATCCTTCAAAACATGTACGAAGAAGAAATTGCTGGTGACCGCCATACAGATCTTTTAATCCGATTTGCTGAAACATGTGGTACGACACGTGAGCGTGTGGAAGATCCGAAAAACATGGTAGCTACAACATTAGGTCTACAAAGCTGGTGTTACACGGTTGCAGCTCGTGAGAACTTTGTTGTTGCAACAGCAGCACTTGTTGTTGGACTTGAATCACAAGTACCAGCGATTTATCGAAAACAAACGCCAGTACTTCGAGAAAAATATGGATTCACAGATGAGGAAATTGAATTCTTTGATCTACACATTGTATCTGATGAAATCCATGGTGAGCGTGGGTATTCAATCGTTCTTAAATATGCTGATACGCCAGAACTTCAACAACAATGTTTAGATATTGTTCGTAGAGGTGCAGAGATGCGTCGTATGTATATGAATGGTTTATATGAAGCTTACTTAAAAGATGACCTCGGAGAAACTGTCCAATCATAA
- a CDS encoding creatininase family protein: protein MERYDLTEMTWEEVRAALEEVKVAIIPVGAHEQHGPHMVESCDAVLATEMAKRLSEKLFPQVMMTPTINMGVSPHHLNFPGTISLKSSTLIAVIRDVVESLQQHGIKKFLLLNSHGGNQSTLNVASTSLSNELDVEVYYAKTTASAKESMETNIHSTLFGHSCEREVSEALYLAPYLVRLDRIEKGDIQPGRWEMLRPGNPIQGPYKYEEMTKNGCIGDATKASEEIGRQVVEEALDHLATSIQKLLIKETVSNS, encoded by the coding sequence TTGGAGAGATATGATTTAACAGAAATGACGTGGGAAGAAGTACGAGCAGCATTAGAAGAGGTTAAAGTTGCTATAATACCTGTTGGAGCTCATGAGCAACATGGTCCTCATATGGTCGAAAGTTGCGATGCTGTGCTGGCTACTGAAATGGCTAAAAGACTTAGTGAAAAGTTATTTCCTCAAGTGATGATGACCCCAACAATAAACATGGGTGTATCTCCACACCATCTTAATTTTCCAGGGACAATTTCTCTAAAATCATCGACTCTTATTGCAGTGATCCGAGATGTTGTTGAGTCATTACAACAACATGGGATAAAAAAGTTCCTATTATTAAACTCACATGGTGGAAACCAATCCACTTTAAATGTGGCAAGTACCTCTCTATCAAATGAATTAGATGTCGAGGTTTATTATGCGAAAACAACCGCGTCAGCTAAAGAATCTATGGAAACAAATATTCATTCGACTTTATTTGGACATAGCTGTGAACGAGAGGTATCCGAGGCTTTGTACCTTGCACCCTATTTAGTTCGTTTAGACCGAATAGAGAAAGGTGATATTCAACCAGGTAGATGGGAAATGTTACGACCAGGAAACCCAATTCAAGGACCGTACAAGTATGAAGAAATGACTAAAAACGGCTGTATTGGAGATGCGACGAAAGCAAGTGAAGAAATAGGTAGACAAGTTGTTGAAGAGGCTTTAGATCATTTAGCAACTTCTATCCAGAAGCTATTAATCAAAGAGACAGTGAGCAATAGCTAA
- a CDS encoding 2Fe-2S iron-sulfur cluster-binding protein — translation MPKVKLQQNDLVYEQQVEENSNLVVLAGIKKFPHLKYGCGMGKCTKCVSKIVSGADQLGEPNWKEKKMLGDKLEEGYRLTCQLTITSDIELTQE, via the coding sequence TTGCCAAAGGTTAAACTTCAACAAAATGATCTTGTCTATGAGCAACAAGTGGAAGAGAATAGTAATCTAGTAGTTTTAGCGGGGATAAAAAAGTTTCCGCATTTAAAGTATGGCTGTGGAATGGGGAAATGTACAAAATGTGTATCAAAAATTGTTAGTGGTGCCGATCAACTAGGAGAACCGAATTGGAAAGAAAAGAAGATGTTAGGAGATAAACTTGAAGAAGGGTATCGCTTAACCTGTCAGCTAACCATTACAAGTGATATAGAGTTAACGCAGGAATAA
- a CDS encoding RidA family protein, whose protein sequence is MLVTDIEQRLSQLGWILPEPPKQSGNYVLAKKVGNLLYISGVTCKFNGVIKFQGKVGHDITIDEAYEAAKVCALNHLSLIRSVTGDLNKVKNIIKMVGYVNCDPDFADVPKVINGASDLLIELFGEKGKHARCAVGVASLPGLACAETDLIVEIDSH, encoded by the coding sequence ATGCTCGTAACAGATATTGAACAGCGTTTATCTCAGTTAGGATGGATCTTACCAGAACCTCCAAAACAATCAGGAAATTATGTATTAGCGAAAAAGGTTGGAAACTTACTTTATATAAGCGGGGTTACTTGTAAATTTAACGGAGTTATTAAGTTTCAGGGGAAAGTCGGACATGACATAACGATTGATGAAGCTTATGAAGCTGCAAAGGTATGTGCGTTAAATCATCTATCATTGATAAGGTCTGTCACTGGTGATTTAAATAAAGTAAAGAATATCATCAAAATGGTAGGTTATGTTAACTGTGATCCGGATTTTGCCGATGTACCTAAAGTGATTAATGGTGCGTCGGATTTATTGATTGAGCTCTTTGGAGAAAAAGGAAAACATGCTCGATGTGCTGTAGGGGTAGCCTCCTTGCCCGGATTAGCTTGTGCGGAAACGGACCTAATTGTAGAAATTGATAGCCATTAA
- a CDS encoding GntR family transcriptional regulator: MKGWFEEEIISIRERAYLHLKNMILEGDYKAGDRLVERELAEKMKISRTPIREALFRLESQGFVKTVPRKGVVVSKISTEDVIEVFTILSSLEVLAAKLAAQKMDDQMKKEFDKWIEKIESVLNGEKTDISQLHVEISHVLYKAAKSPKLYEMLTDLMDYIRAFANTGHKLEGRMEESMKEHLDVLKAVRNQEVEMAEYLTKIHIENSKKAYVDAIKGNKQQVN, translated from the coding sequence ATGAAAGGTTGGTTTGAAGAAGAAATTATCTCGATCAGGGAACGAGCATATTTACATTTGAAGAACATGATATTAGAAGGCGATTATAAAGCTGGTGACCGTTTAGTGGAACGAGAGCTAGCAGAAAAAATGAAGATCAGTCGAACACCGATTAGAGAAGCCCTGTTTCGCTTAGAGTCTCAAGGATTTGTGAAAACAGTACCACGTAAAGGTGTTGTTGTCTCAAAAATTTCAACAGAGGATGTTATTGAAGTATTCACGATTTTATCTTCTCTCGAAGTGCTCGCAGCGAAGCTAGCCGCTCAAAAAATGGACGATCAAATGAAAAAAGAATTTGATAAGTGGATTGAAAAAATAGAGAGTGTATTAAACGGTGAGAAAACAGATATTTCACAGCTGCATGTAGAAATAAGTCATGTGCTTTATAAAGCTGCTAAAAGTCCGAAATTATATGAGATGCTTACGGATTTAATGGATTACATTCGTGCGTTTGCAAATACGGGTCATAAATTAGAGGGACGAATGGAAGAGTCAATGAAAGAGCACCTCGATGTGTTAAAGGCAGTACGGAACCAAGAAGTAGAAATGGCTGAATATTTAACGAAGATCCATATTGAAAACTCTAAAAAAGCTTATGTAGATGCGATTAAAGGTAATAAACAACAAGTAAATTAA
- a CDS encoding ParA family protein — protein MTKIITVGLQKGGVSKTTTSGILSYILSQNHNVLAIDMDSQGNLSQFLSDVDDVFEEFEDQTVLEGIKSGDVRPFIHKLSDTMHLLPANDYLATISQFLYRKYEGNPSLALKQSLQPVMDDYDYIIIDTPPSLSEQTINALSASTHVLIVTEASQFSFRAIDRFLDMVEGVKERTNPDLKELGILRTLNDSRRTDSKAIVEIIAEEYDDLCFDTIIQRRAATGRLAVYGFFDNPELSQAIKQYKNFVKEVIERV, from the coding sequence ATGACGAAAATTATCACGGTAGGGTTACAAAAAGGCGGTGTTTCTAAGACAACAACGAGTGGCATCTTGTCATACATATTAAGTCAAAATCACAATGTGTTAGCGATTGATATGGATAGTCAAGGAAACTTATCACAGTTTCTAAGTGACGTTGATGATGTCTTTGAGGAGTTTGAAGATCAAACCGTATTAGAAGGAATCAAATCTGGGGATGTTAGGCCATTCATTCATAAGCTATCTGATACGATGCACCTTTTACCTGCAAATGATTACCTAGCAACTATTAGTCAATTTTTATATCGGAAGTATGAAGGAAACCCATCACTTGCACTTAAACAATCGCTTCAACCCGTTATGGATGACTATGACTACATCATTATTGATACTCCTCCTTCTTTAAGTGAACAAACGATAAACGCATTGTCAGCCAGTACACATGTATTGATTGTAACCGAAGCTTCTCAGTTTTCTTTTCGAGCGATTGATCGATTTTTAGATATGGTTGAGGGGGTAAAGGAACGTACAAATCCAGATCTAAAAGAATTAGGAATCCTAAGAACCCTAAATGATTCTCGACGTACAGACTCTAAAGCCATTGTTGAAATAATTGCTGAAGAATACGATGACCTATGCTTTGATACCATCATTCAGCGTCGTGCTGCTACAGGAAGGTTAGCTGTCTATGGTTTTTTTGATAATCCTGAACTTTCTCAGGCTATTAAGCAATACAAAAATTTTGTGAAGGAAGTGATTGAACGTGTCTAG
- a CDS encoding ParM/StbA family protein yields the protein MVELNYKAGNDNGNSEHDIILNGHLIKQPNVYKELNQLPYVDNKTPEELIPNLLENLIVTVQSSEVYGGKSGTFVIGEKAMKEHANPTSMRVRRGKKYRELLPIINTLGVIGGQAVIDAYQQKNQIVEDITVKVDMTTALPAMQWNPENAESFAKRFMDGSHRVTVHLNNTPVHVKVIFEYVYVQAEGVPYVFALQKGINGEVRKSDMFSEFAKTYNLHDVDGKWFLKKRVIPLDIGDGTTEAPVLDGFKFLSSLVDGEKIGPGHAIEEAFGKFKQDNPGLDKISRQDYSRYLKDPSSRYHDSAVTCMLPFLRSECENVLDFLERQLDAVKNELDVVCVYGGGSILMRKIVETFYEDIKDMVEDRGIKLFYTPTEYAVTLNAEGLYVFTTSKIFKDLKEHHDHAVKS from the coding sequence GTGGTAGAACTAAATTATAAAGCTGGTAATGACAATGGGAATAGTGAGCATGACATCATTCTAAATGGACATTTAATTAAGCAGCCGAATGTTTATAAAGAACTAAACCAGCTTCCATATGTTGATAATAAAACACCTGAAGAATTAATACCGAACTTACTAGAAAACTTAATTGTAACTGTGCAATCAAGCGAAGTGTATGGTGGAAAAAGCGGAACATTTGTCATTGGAGAAAAAGCAATGAAAGAACATGCGAATCCAACTTCAATGAGAGTCCGAAGAGGGAAAAAGTATAGAGAATTGCTACCAATCATTAATACGCTTGGTGTAATTGGTGGCCAAGCTGTCATTGACGCTTATCAGCAAAAGAATCAAATCGTTGAGGATATTACAGTCAAAGTTGATATGACGACGGCCTTGCCAGCGATGCAATGGAACCCTGAAAATGCGGAATCCTTTGCAAAGCGCTTTATGGATGGTTCACACAGGGTGACCGTTCATTTGAATAATACACCTGTTCACGTAAAAGTCATCTTTGAATATGTTTATGTACAAGCTGAGGGTGTCCCTTATGTCTTTGCATTACAAAAAGGCATCAATGGTGAAGTAAGAAAGAGTGATATGTTTAGCGAGTTTGCTAAAACGTACAACCTTCATGACGTTGATGGAAAGTGGTTTTTAAAGAAACGAGTCATTCCACTTGATATTGGGGATGGAACAACAGAAGCTCCCGTTTTAGATGGGTTTAAATTTTTATCATCATTAGTAGACGGAGAAAAAATCGGTCCTGGACACGCGATTGAAGAAGCATTTGGGAAGTTTAAACAAGACAACCCAGGTTTAGATAAAATCTCGAGACAGGATTATAGCAGATATTTAAAAGATCCATCAAGTAGATATCATGATTCCGCGGTCACTTGCATGCTACCATTTCTGCGAAGTGAATGTGAGAATGTCTTAGACTTCTTAGAAAGACAACTCGATGCTGTCAAAAATGAACTAGATGTTGTTTGTGTTTATGGCGGTGGAAGTATTCTAATGAGAAAGATCGTAGAAACGTTCTATGAAGATATAAAGGATATGGTTGAAGATCGAGGGATTAAACTCTTCTATACACCAACTGAGTACGCTGTCACTTTAAATGCTGAAGGATTGTATGTCTTTACCACAAGCAAGATTTTTAAAGACTTAAAAGAGCATCACGATCATGCTGTGAAAAGTTAG
- a CDS encoding helix-turn-helix domain-containing protein has product MFGLGKPRSKFGKFLDKHSISQVEMAKESGVNKNTLSRIAKSNENRPSMKNGSKIIKALKKNGYDVDFDDFWDA; this is encoded by the coding sequence GTGTTTGGATTGGGGAAACCACGTTCAAAGTTCGGTAAATTTTTAGATAAACATTCAATATCACAGGTAGAAATGGCAAAAGAGAGTGGAGTTAATAAAAATACTTTAAGTCGTATTGCCAAATCAAACGAAAACAGACCTTCAATGAAAAATGGTTCAAAGATTATCAAAGCATTGAAGAAAAATGGTTATGATGTGGATTTTGATGACTTTTGGGATGCATGA
- a CDS encoding helix-turn-helix domain-containing protein has product MWGIGKPRSRLGKWIDKKGLEQKDLAKASKVSQNTISKVCNDKDYIPGPSTMRKILNAIRKIDPNKKMSDFWDM; this is encoded by the coding sequence ATGTGGGGAATCGGAAAGCCACGAAGTCGGTTAGGGAAGTGGATTGATAAAAAAGGTCTAGAGCAAAAGGATTTAGCTAAAGCTTCTAAAGTGAGTCAGAATACGATATCAAAAGTTTGCAATGATAAGGATTACATACCTGGTCCATCAACAATGAGAAAAATATTAAATGCTATAAGAAAAATTGACCCGAATAAGAAAATGAGTGACTTTTGGGATATGTAA
- the xerS gene encoding tyrosine recombinase XerS, whose amino-acid sequence MSSKQHEYYEQRLINLMNIMPPYVVEFLDSRLDYRSPLTLFSYARDYQEFFNWLISEGLTDAKQIKDIPVDVLATLSLKDAESFFKTMLRKKYIVSRKTNEQKKVQERTVNRMKSALRSLFKYLTVEAENEHHEPYFHRNVMQKIQVKKVSETLNERAKNITDKIFIDNADNDFLHYVQHEYENTLSKGQLRYYKRDKERDFTILSLFLGSGIRLNELSNLKIGDIDVKGGEISVIRKGNKKDSVAVTPESLNDLDAYLAIRSERYQADDDPNAYVFVTKGKNGYSPLSNRAIQKIVEKYTESYDKRMSAHKLRHTYATNLAEQTGDIPLVMTQLGHTSPETSLLYINTSREKARKAAEQLGKRRKR is encoded by the coding sequence ATGTCATCAAAACAACATGAATATTATGAACAGCGATTAATCAATCTAATGAACATCATGCCCCCGTATGTTGTTGAGTTTCTGGATTCAAGGTTAGATTATAGGTCCCCCCTCACCCTTTTTAGTTATGCTAGAGATTATCAAGAGTTTTTTAACTGGTTGATTTCTGAAGGTTTAACAGATGCAAAACAGATAAAGGATATACCGGTTGATGTACTTGCTACTCTATCATTAAAGGATGCTGAATCGTTCTTTAAGACGATGTTACGAAAGAAATATATCGTTTCTCGGAAAACCAATGAACAGAAAAAAGTCCAAGAACGTACGGTTAATCGAATGAAATCAGCTCTACGCAGCCTTTTTAAGTATTTAACCGTTGAAGCGGAAAATGAACATCATGAACCTTACTTTCATCGAAATGTGATGCAAAAAATCCAAGTGAAAAAAGTATCAGAAACCCTAAACGAACGTGCAAAAAACATCACAGATAAAATCTTTATAGACAACGCAGACAACGATTTCCTTCATTACGTTCAACATGAATATGAAAATACCCTTTCTAAAGGTCAATTAAGATATTACAAACGTGATAAAGAGCGTGATTTCACCATTCTCTCTTTATTTTTAGGCTCAGGTATCCGGCTAAATGAGTTATCAAACTTAAAGATCGGGGATATCGATGTTAAAGGCGGTGAAATTAGTGTGATCCGTAAAGGGAATAAAAAAGATTCCGTTGCCGTAACCCCGGAATCTTTAAATGATCTAGATGCCTATCTTGCTATTCGAAGTGAGCGTTATCAAGCTGATGATGATCCAAATGCTTATGTTTTTGTTACAAAAGGGAAAAATGGTTACTCTCCCCTCTCAAATCGTGCTATTCAAAAGATCGTTGAGAAGTATACCGAATCCTATGATAAACGGATGTCAGCCCATAAACTTCGTCATACGTATGCTACCAATCTAGCTGAACAAACGGGTGATATTCCATTGGTTATGACACAACTAGGACATACTTCACCTGAGACGTCATTACTCTATATAAATACTAGCAGAGAAAAAGCGCGAAAGGCTGCCGAACAATTAGGTAAACGTAGGAAAAGATAA
- a CDS encoding Lrp/AsnC family transcriptional regulator, with protein sequence MLDNTDRKILHELSKNSRLTMKELGEKVHLTGPAVSTRVAKLEDQGVIEGYSIKVNQVKLGFYIHAFLTIIIQSTNHQPYLSFVKMQEQYLVRNYKISGDGCYLLECKFPSNERMNQFLEELNEYANYKLSIVIDS encoded by the coding sequence ATGTTAGATAACACGGACAGAAAGATCTTACATGAACTATCCAAGAACAGTCGGCTCACGATGAAAGAATTAGGTGAGAAAGTTCATTTGACTGGGCCAGCTGTTTCAACTAGAGTGGCGAAATTAGAGGATCAAGGAGTTATTGAGGGTTATTCCATTAAAGTTAACCAAGTTAAATTGGGATTTTATATACATGCTTTTCTAACGATTATTATACAAAGTACTAACCATCAGCCATATTTATCATTCGTTAAAATGCAGGAACAATATCTTGTTCGTAACTATAAGATCAGTGGAGATGGTTGTTATCTTCTAGAATGTAAGTTTCCATCCAATGAACGGATGAATCAATTTTTAGAGGAATTAAACGAGTACGCCAACTATAAATTATCCATTGTTATTGATAGCTAG
- a CDS encoding MBL fold metallo-hydrolase produces the protein MNIQLIRNATMVVEYAGKKFLIDPMLAEKGTLPAFGPAVGLPEAPRQDENNPLISLPTSIENIIQDIDAVTVTHLHPDHWDKAAIEALPKDIKLFSQNEEDATEIRNVGFQNVEVLQEDTVFKDIQLIKTKGEHGRGEILKAAGQVCGVVFKHSSEKTLYAAGDTVWYDAVQEVISTHKPEIIVVNAGDNQFLVGGSLVMGKEDVYEVYKATPDAKIIAVHMEAVNHWTLSREELKGFANEKGISSNILVPDDGESYKF, from the coding sequence ATGAATATACAGCTAATTCGAAATGCGACAATGGTCGTTGAATACGCAGGGAAAAAGTTTTTAATCGATCCAATGTTAGCCGAAAAAGGGACTTTGCCTGCTTTTGGACCTGCAGTGGGCTTACCTGAAGCACCAAGACAAGATGAGAACAATCCTTTGATAAGCTTGCCTACATCCATTGAAAATATTATTCAAGATATTGATGCGGTCACCGTCACTCATCTACATCCTGATCACTGGGATAAGGCAGCTATAGAAGCATTGCCAAAAGACATTAAACTATTTTCCCAAAATGAAGAAGATGCGACAGAAATACGCAACGTAGGTTTCCAAAATGTCGAGGTTTTACAAGAGGATACCGTTTTTAAAGATATCCAACTGATTAAAACAAAAGGCGAGCATGGCAGAGGCGAAATCTTAAAAGCAGCTGGTCAAGTGTGTGGGGTTGTTTTTAAACACTCATCGGAGAAAACATTATATGCTGCTGGAGATACGGTTTGGTATGATGCCGTTCAGGAAGTAATTAGCACACATAAGCCTGAAATTATTGTCGTAAATGCTGGAGATAATCAATTCTTAGTAGGTGGTTCTTTAGTAATGGGGAAAGAAGATGTATATGAAGTGTACAAGGCTACTCCTGATGCAAAAATTATTGCCGTTCACATGGAAGCTGTGAATCATTGGACATTATCACGAGAAGAATTAAAAGGCTTTGCTAACGAAAAAGGGATCTCCTCTAATATTTTAGTTCCGGATGACGGTGAGTCTTACAAATTTTAA